A window of Bacteroidia bacterium contains these coding sequences:
- a CDS encoding T9SS type A sorting domain-containing protein, translated as MFQSTAQLVSYHLQRSYTVSQLDSFFNASGFSLPISPRYNIDVYQVIYKTPYKHLDSLVNVSGIVVFPKGTPCPNSLACYAHGTFTRRDEVPSYNGPERPIGFFFGGIGGVVTAMPDELGLGDCDSSVIIHPYHNAFHSGYASVNIIRAARQLANILNFPLNGEVALTGYSQGGYTTMATAKLIQEKFSSEFNIVALAPMSGAYDLKVTMTNQMLSRDTFATPSYLPYLLLGYHSISPLLQQKFPNPAEMFKPPYDSILPPMYYSKNFTTGQINAFCDYVPRNMIKDSVLDEFVNDMNHPFRIALAENDLLGWAPQKPVKIAYCTKDEQVNYLNAIRADSAWRANGAPNIEIENFGNLSHGDCVQPALTAAALYLLGKFSTCTGIPETPNINFTIYPNPSTGQFRIQKKEGIFDIAVFSITGQKIYSTTLRNDIESIYLENIPAGVYSVELSNNAGQKSYQKLVIVQKE; from the coding sequence GTGTTTCAATCAACAGCTCAATTAGTTTCCTATCACTTACAACGAAGTTATACCGTTTCGCAGTTAGATAGTTTCTTTAATGCATCCGGGTTTAGTTTACCGATTAGCCCTCGGTATAATATTGATGTATATCAAGTTATCTATAAAACACCTTACAAGCACCTAGATTCTTTGGTAAACGTTTCGGGTATAGTGGTATTTCCTAAGGGCACTCCCTGCCCCAATAGTTTGGCTTGCTATGCGCACGGCACTTTTACAAGGCGTGATGAGGTACCAAGCTATAACGGCCCCGAACGCCCTATCGGCTTCTTTTTTGGGGGAATTGGTGGTGTCGTTACAGCTATGCCTGATGAACTGGGGTTAGGAGACTGCGACAGCAGCGTTATTATTCATCCTTATCACAATGCGTTCCACTCAGGATATGCTTCGGTAAATATTATACGTGCCGCAAGGCAGTTAGCCAACATCCTTAATTTCCCACTCAATGGTGAAGTTGCGCTTACCGGCTATTCACAAGGAGGTTATACTACTATGGCAACAGCTAAACTTATTCAAGAAAAATTTTCTTCCGAATTTAATATAGTAGCCTTAGCACCCATGTCGGGAGCCTATGACCTAAAAGTAACCATGACCAATCAGATGCTTTCCAGAGATACCTTTGCTACACCCTCTTATCTTCCGTATTTACTGTTAGGCTACCATTCTATATCTCCATTACTTCAGCAAAAATTTCCGAATCCTGCCGAGATGTTTAAACCTCCGTATGATAGTATTTTGCCGCCGATGTATTATAGCAAAAACTTTACTACTGGACAAATTAACGCTTTTTGTGACTATGTGCCGAGAAATATGATAAAGGATTCTGTATTAGATGAGTTTGTGAATGATATGAATCACCCTTTCCGTATAGCACTTGCTGAAAACGATTTATTGGGCTGGGCACCCCAAAAACCTGTAAAAATTGCCTATTGTACCAAAGACGAACAAGTGAATTATCTAAATGCTATTCGTGCTGACTCCGCTTGGAGAGCTAACGGCGCACCTAATATTGAAATAGAAAACTTTGGCAACCTAAGCCATGGCGACTGTGTACAACCCGCCCTAACCGCAGCGGCACTCTATCTGTTAGGTAAATTTTCTACTTGTACAGGCATCCCAGAAACACCAAATATCAACTTTACAATTTACCCGAATCCATCAACAGGCCAATTTAGAATCCAGAAAAAAGAAGGCATCTTTGACATAGCAGTATTCAGCATAACCGGACAGAAAATTTACAGCACCACATTACGAAATGATATTGAATCAATTTACCTTGAAAATATACCGGCAGGTGTCTATTCGGTAGAACTAAGCAATAATGCCGGACAAAAGTCTTACCAAAAGTTGGTTATAGTTCAAAAAGAATGA